The following coding sequences lie in one Lysobacterales bacterium genomic window:
- a CDS encoding alpha-2-macroglobulin, translating into MLRALLGEWDYAAPPWMERTRQALLANPRRTLKYAVALVAVAAFGWWWAHRPQPYTPPKATFSFETPSLTDYAETPPEVTPLNVSFDQSVAPLKALDGPARSITMTPKVEGEWTWLSDRELRFTPAGDWPVATDFHVRFSRKFTFAKQTQLQQYEFDFKTAPFALRIASQEFYQDPIDPALKKAVFELHASHPIDAGTFESRVKLEMRDMVSQELAPPTFVASYDEKRLQITLQSSALSLPDNGGHVGLTIAEGVQSMLGGVGTTAAVNGTVDLPARFSLAVSSASAFIVDNAAGTPEQMLLIEMNQDVRDADLADVLDAVLLPKLHPEMKRNQKRYGEYLPYQWDLGEVSEALLASATPVALTLVAGERDVAGAHSFRFQVAPGRRLYVRAKKGLTSFGGFRSGKDYANVVPAPDYPKLVRFVGDGALLSLRGEQRVTLALRNVREVELTVARVPLDELHHLVQFNRSGMKSPKLGEMTADDLSERFRERILVPEMAAGEVHYEGVDLGKHWSDAAKGVFLLSVREIQSGERLGSKPPEQFEDSYDYDYYDESEEDSSQLSDQRMVVLTDLGMIAKRSLDRGRDVYVQQLLAGTAAANAKVSVIARNGSTLVSAAADASGHALIPDIGDFRNEQAPVLLLAESGDDATFLPLNDGERRLDYSRFDIGGESESNSGAALRAHLFSDRGMYRPGDSAHVGMIVRSADWRALTPGLPLRASVVDARGGMVKTQRYALDDNGFMELDIAIGEVAPTGVWTIVLERIEEHPEREPRYYPISQTQIRVKEFLPDRMKLKATLSSSSPEGWVHPDELAVQLQADNLIGTPAQHRRATSKLWLTPTVPSFARYPDYVFFDQRNDSGAQELELGEQETDEKGQASFDLGLRNVSAPTFSMNLLSEVFEADGGRSVTTTVQSLVSRQPYLIGLRSVDALGYVKRNTKRELDVLALAGNGRPTAAEGLSGVVIERRYVSVLTRQSSGLYRYQSVLKELPVQAAPIALPKGEAMVALPTANPGSFVFFVRDRDGNTLNSIAYTVAGDGNVTRSLDRNAELALKLDADEYRNGDEIEISVVAPYTGSGLITIERDRVYAHQWFQADTLSSVQRIRVPADVSGNAYVNVQFLRDPQSAEVFMSPLSYGVVPFRVDRAAHRQVLALSAPARVKPGQELPITLKTEGRATVAVFAIDEGILQVANYRLADPLDTFLAKKSLQVDTAQILDLMLPEFSRFLSAAAPGGDGEAALARNLNPFKRKADKPGVYWSGLTVVDGEHTFRFATPDSFNGKLRLMAVAVNQERIGIAQGEALVRGDFVLSPSLPTAVAPGDEFIASVGVAFPPVDGDVQPASAEVQVRAEVGKGLELVDAKPQTLKLAPGNESVLAFRVRASQQLGAQAISFQASSGDKSATRGVELSVRPLTPYLARLQAGRVQGKAQSFGPLRKLWPDLIKRDLAVAQTPLVLARGLNAWLGDFPHLCSEQLISKAIPALIAREHPEMFTTPPRDSDFDALYQTLASRQNSAGGLGLWMATPEADEFVSAYAGLFFIEAAERGIAVPNELVQANTRYLATLAADLDTHELYELRARALATYVLTRRGQVTTNYLAGLEDALETNFADTWKKDVTATLIAATYAQMKQSKAADERMQDVLARLRTPFTLENWWNGWYDDPAIQDALSMYLIARHFPKTLKALPPSAQERLVGAVEAGMTNTLSSAMTVLSLAQIADSSGAEDQLSAITLEAVDAKDQATAFGTVQGWWKRGPFGVDARGVRIGNIVSGPAWYALVDTGFDRAPPLQPVMNGIELSREYIDGAKRGVTTMAQGDEIDVELRLRTPDGSTQYNVAIVELLPGGFELVEQSRSSEDETVAVDVAARVARPGSDLGLAYLDLREDRIVLYATVGGSAQKFIYRLKATAAGTFAIPPLHAAGMYDRRVSYIGAGGASITVEPH; encoded by the coding sequence ATGTTGCGCGCGCTTCTCGGCGAGTGGGATTACGCGGCGCCGCCGTGGATGGAGCGCACGCGTCAGGCGCTGCTTGCGAATCCGCGGCGCACGTTGAAGTACGCGGTCGCGTTGGTCGCGGTCGCCGCGTTCGGTTGGTGGTGGGCGCATCGCCCGCAGCCGTATACGCCGCCCAAGGCGACCTTCTCGTTCGAAACGCCGAGCCTGACCGACTACGCGGAAACACCGCCCGAAGTAACGCCGCTGAACGTGAGTTTCGACCAGTCGGTGGCGCCGCTCAAGGCGCTCGATGGGCCCGCGCGCAGCATCACCATGACGCCCAAAGTCGAAGGCGAGTGGACCTGGCTCAGCGATCGCGAGTTGCGGTTCACGCCCGCCGGCGACTGGCCGGTGGCGACCGACTTCCACGTGCGCTTCAGCCGCAAGTTCACCTTCGCCAAGCAGACGCAACTGCAGCAGTACGAGTTCGACTTCAAGACCGCGCCGTTCGCGCTCCGCATTGCCAGCCAGGAGTTCTATCAGGATCCGATCGACCCGGCCTTGAAGAAGGCGGTGTTCGAGCTGCACGCCAGCCATCCGATCGATGCCGGCACCTTCGAGAGCCGGGTCAAGCTGGAGATGCGCGACATGGTCTCGCAGGAGCTGGCACCACCGACTTTCGTCGCCAGCTATGACGAGAAGCGCCTGCAGATCACGCTGCAGTCCTCGGCACTGAGCCTGCCGGACAACGGCGGCCACGTCGGACTGACCATCGCCGAAGGCGTGCAGTCGATGCTCGGTGGTGTCGGCACCACCGCTGCCGTCAACGGCACGGTCGATCTGCCGGCGCGCTTCAGCCTGGCGGTGTCCAGCGCCAGCGCGTTCATCGTCGACAATGCCGCCGGCACGCCCGAACAGATGCTGCTGATCGAGATGAACCAGGACGTGCGTGATGCCGATCTGGCCGATGTGCTCGACGCGGTGCTGTTGCCGAAGCTGCATCCGGAAATGAAGCGCAACCAAAAGCGCTACGGCGAGTATCTGCCCTACCAATGGGACCTGGGCGAAGTGTCCGAGGCATTGCTCGCCAGCGCCACGCCGGTGGCGTTGACGCTGGTCGCGGGCGAGCGCGACGTCGCCGGTGCGCACAGCTTCCGCTTCCAGGTCGCGCCCGGGCGGCGCCTGTACGTGCGGGCGAAGAAGGGCCTGACCTCGTTCGGCGGTTTCCGCTCCGGCAAGGACTACGCCAACGTAGTCCCCGCGCCCGACTACCCGAAACTGGTGCGATTCGTCGGCGACGGCGCGTTGCTGTCATTGCGCGGCGAACAGCGGGTGACGCTGGCGCTGCGCAATGTGCGCGAGGTGGAATTGACAGTTGCGAGGGTGCCGCTCGACGAACTGCATCACCTGGTGCAGTTCAATCGCTCCGGCATGAAATCGCCGAAGCTCGGCGAAATGACCGCGGACGATCTGAGCGAACGCTTCCGCGAGCGCATCCTGGTTCCGGAGATGGCGGCGGGCGAAGTGCACTACGAAGGCGTCGATCTCGGCAAACACTGGAGCGATGCCGCCAAGGGCGTGTTCCTGCTCAGCGTGCGCGAGATTCAAAGTGGCGAGAGGCTCGGTTCCAAACCGCCGGAACAATTCGAGGACAGCTACGACTACGACTACTACGACGAGTCGGAGGAAGACAGCAGCCAGCTCAGCGACCAGCGCATGGTGGTGCTGACCGATCTCGGCATGATCGCCAAGCGTTCGCTCGATCGCGGCCGCGATGTCTATGTGCAGCAGCTGCTCGCCGGCACGGCGGCCGCGAACGCGAAAGTCAGCGTGATCGCGCGCAACGGCAGCACCCTGGTCAGTGCCGCGGCGGATGCGAGCGGGCACGCGCTCATTCCCGACATCGGCGACTTCCGCAACGAACAGGCGCCGGTGCTGCTGCTGGCCGAGAGCGGCGACGACGCCACCTTCCTGCCGCTGAATGACGGCGAGCGCCGGCTCGACTACTCGCGCTTCGACATCGGCGGCGAGTCCGAATCGAACTCCGGCGCGGCGTTGCGCGCGCACCTGTTCTCCGATCGCGGCATGTACCGCCCCGGTGATAGCGCGCATGTCGGCATGATCGTGCGCAGCGCCGACTGGCGGGCGCTGACGCCGGGGTTGCCGCTGCGCGCCAGCGTCGTCGACGCCCGCGGTGGCATGGTCAAGACGCAGCGTTACGCGCTCGACGACAACGGCTTCATGGAACTCGACATCGCCATCGGCGAAGTCGCGCCGACCGGGGTCTGGACGATCGTGCTGGAGCGCATCGAGGAGCATCCGGAGCGCGAGCCGCGTTACTACCCGATCAGCCAGACGCAGATTCGCGTCAAGGAGTTCCTGCCCGACCGCATGAAGTTGAAGGCAACGCTGTCGAGCAGTTCGCCGGAAGGTTGGGTGCATCCGGACGAACTCGCGGTGCAGCTGCAGGCCGACAATCTGATCGGTACGCCGGCGCAGCATCGACGTGCCACCAGCAAGCTCTGGCTGACGCCGACGGTGCCGAGCTTCGCGCGCTATCCCGACTACGTGTTCTTCGACCAGCGCAACGACAGCGGCGCGCAGGAGCTCGAACTCGGCGAACAGGAGACCGACGAGAAAGGCCAGGCCAGCTTCGATCTTGGCCTGCGCAACGTGTCGGCGCCGACCTTCAGCATGAACCTGCTGAGCGAAGTGTTCGAGGCCGATGGCGGACGCTCGGTGACTACCACGGTGCAGAGCCTGGTGTCGCGCCAGCCCTACCTGATCGGCCTGCGCAGCGTCGATGCGCTCGGCTACGTGAAGCGCAACACCAAGCGTGAGCTCGACGTGCTCGCGCTCGCCGGCAACGGTCGCCCGACCGCAGCCGAAGGGCTGAGTGGCGTGGTCATCGAACGCCGCTACGTGTCGGTGCTGACGCGCCAGTCCTCGGGCCTGTACCGCTACCAGTCGGTGCTGAAGGAACTGCCGGTGCAGGCCGCGCCGATCGCCTTGCCCAAGGGCGAAGCGATGGTGGCGCTGCCGACGGCCAATCCCGGCAGCTTCGTGTTCTTCGTGCGCGACCGTGACGGCAACACGCTGAACTCGATTGCGTACACCGTCGCCGGCGATGGCAACGTCACGCGCTCGCTCGATCGCAACGCCGAGCTCGCGCTCAAGCTCGACGCCGACGAATATCGCAACGGCGACGAGATCGAGATCAGCGTGGTCGCGCCCTACACCGGCAGCGGCCTGATCACCATCGAGCGCGACCGCGTCTACGCGCACCAGTGGTTCCAGGCCGACACGCTTTCTTCGGTGCAGCGCATCCGCGTGCCCGCCGACGTTTCCGGCAATGCCTATGTCAACGTCCAGTTCCTGCGCGACCCGCAGTCGGCGGAAGTGTTCATGAGCCCGCTCAGCTATGGCGTGGTGCCGTTCCGCGTCGATCGCGCCGCACATCGGCAGGTCTTGGCGCTGAGTGCGCCGGCGCGGGTGAAACCAGGGCAGGAGTTGCCAATCACGCTCAAGACCGAAGGCCGCGCCACGGTCGCGGTGTTCGCGATCGACGAGGGCATTCTGCAGGTCGCGAACTATCGCCTGGCCGACCCGCTCGACACCTTCCTGGCGAAGAAGAGCCTGCAGGTCGATACCGCGCAGATCCTCGACCTGATGCTGCCCGAGTTCAGCCGCTTCCTGAGTGCCGCGGCGCCCGGCGGCGATGGCGAAGCCGCGCTCGCGCGCAATCTCAATCCGTTCAAGCGCAAGGCGGACAAGCCCGGCGTGTACTGGTCGGGGCTGACCGTGGTCGATGGCGAACACACCTTCCGTTTCGCTACGCCCGATTCGTTCAACGGCAAGCTGCGGCTGATGGCGGTGGCGGTGAACCAGGAGCGCATCGGCATCGCTCAAGGCGAGGCGCTGGTGCGTGGCGACTTCGTGCTCAGCCCGAGCCTGCCGACCGCGGTCGCGCCCGGTGACGAGTTCATCGCCAGCGTCGGCGTCGCGTTCCCGCCGGTGGACGGCGATGTGCAGCCGGCAAGCGCCGAAGTGCAGGTGCGCGCCGAGGTTGGCAAGGGTCTTGAACTGGTCGACGCCAAACCGCAGACGCTCAAGCTCGCGCCCGGCAACGAGTCGGTGCTGGCGTTCCGCGTGCGCGCCAGCCAGCAGCTCGGCGCGCAGGCGATCTCGTTCCAGGCCAGCAGCGGCGACAAGTCCGCAACCCGGGGCGTGGAGCTGTCGGTGCGACCGCTGACGCCCTATCTCGCACGCCTGCAGGCGGGTCGCGTGCAAGGCAAGGCGCAGAGTTTCGGTCCGCTGCGCAAGCTGTGGCCGGACCTGATCAAGCGCGATCTCGCGGTGGCGCAGACGCCGCTGGTGCTGGCGCGCGGCCTGAATGCCTGGCTCGGCGACTTCCCGCACCTGTGCAGCGAACAGCTGATCAGCAAGGCGATCCCGGCGCTGATCGCGCGCGAGCATCCGGAGATGTTCACCACACCGCCGCGCGATTCCGACTTCGACGCGCTGTACCAGACGCTCGCCAGTCGCCAGAACAGCGCCGGCGGGCTCGGACTGTGGATGGCCACACCCGAGGCCGACGAGTTCGTCAGCGCCTATGCCGGCCTGTTCTTCATCGAGGCCGCCGAGCGCGGCATCGCGGTGCCGAACGAGCTGGTGCAGGCCAACACGCGCTATCTCGCAACGCTGGCCGCCGACCTCGACACGCATGAGCTGTACGAACTGCGCGCGCGTGCGCTGGCCACCTACGTGCTGACGCGGCGCGGCCAGGTGACCACGAATTACCTCGCCGGGCTCGAAGACGCGCTGGAGACGAACTTCGCCGACACCTGGAAGAAGGACGTGACCGCGACGCTGATCGCCGCGACCTACGCGCAGATGAAGCAGTCGAAGGCGGCCGACGAGCGCATGCAGGACGTGCTCGCGCGCCTGCGTACGCCGTTCACGCTGGAGAACTGGTGGAACGGCTGGTACGACGACCCGGCGATCCAGGACGCGCTCAGCATGTACCTGATCGCGCGTCACTTCCCGAAGACGCTGAAGGCGCTGCCGCCGAGCGCGCAGGAACGGCTGGTCGGTGCGGTCGAGGCCGGCATGACCAATACCCTGTCCTCGGCGATGACGGTGTTGTCGCTGGCGCAGATCGCGGACTCCTCCGGCGCCGAGGACCAGTTGTCCGCGATCACGCTGGAGGCAGTGGACGCGAAGGATCAGGCCACGGCATTCGGCACCGTGCAGGGCTGGTGGAAGCGCGGCCCGTTCGGCGTCGACGCGCGCGGCGTGCGCATCGGCAACATCGTTTCCGGACCGGCCTGGTACGCACTGGTCGACACCGGCTTCGATCGTGCGCCGCCGCTGCAGCCGGTGATGAATGGCATCGAGTTGTCGCGCGAGTACATCGACGGCGCCAAGCGTGGCGTGACCACGATGGCGCAGGGCGACGAGATCGATGTCGAGCTGCGCCTGCGCACGCCCGATGGCAGCACCCAGTACAACGTCGCCATCGTCGAACTGTTGCCGGGCGGATTCGAGCTGGTCGAGCAGTCGCGCAGCAGCGAAGACGAAACCGTGGCGGTCGATGTTGCCGCGCGCGTGGCGCGTCCGGGCAGCGACCTCGGGCTTGCCTACCTCGACCTGCGCGAGGACCGCATCGTGCTGTACGCGACCGTCGGCGGCAGCGCGCAGAAGTTCATCTATCGGCTGAAGGCGACCGCGGCCGGCACCTTCGCGATTCCGCCGCTGCACGCCGCCGGCATGTATGACCGTCGCGTCAGCTACATCGGCGCTGGAGGCGCGAGCATCACGGTGGAGCCGCACTGA
- the ispG gene encoding flavodoxin-dependent (E)-4-hydroxy-3-methylbut-2-enyl-diphosphate synthase yields the protein MNESIPHSAPLPRRRSVPVRVGSVVVGGNAPVVVQSMTNTDTANINATTQQIGELWRAGSELVRVTVNNAEAAAAVPRIRDRLAMMGVAVPIVGDFHYNGHQLLSDEPACAEALAKFRINPGNVGFGRKKDAQFASIVELAARLGKAVRIGVNWGSLDQGVLARMMDENAARAEPWDATTVMREALIVSALESAAQAEALGLGRDHIVLSCKVSGVQDLIAVYRSLAARCDHALHLGLTEAGIGSKGIVASTAALAVLLQEGIGDTIRISLTPEPGESRTREVIVAQELLQTMGLRAFTPLVTACPGCGRTTSSFFQELAKTVQDHVRARMPEWKLRHPGVENLTLAVMGCIVNGPGESKHAHIGISLPGTGEAPIAPVFIDGEKAHTLRGEHIAEDFVAIIEDYVVTRFRSSNT from the coding sequence ATGAACGAGTCCATTCCGCATTCCGCGCCGCTTCCGCGCCGGCGCTCCGTACCCGTGCGCGTCGGAAGCGTGGTCGTCGGCGGCAACGCACCGGTCGTCGTGCAGTCAATGACCAACACCGACACCGCCAACATCAACGCGACCACGCAGCAGATCGGCGAACTGTGGCGTGCCGGTTCGGAGCTGGTGCGCGTCACCGTCAACAACGCTGAAGCCGCAGCCGCGGTGCCGCGCATCCGCGACCGTTTGGCGATGATGGGTGTCGCGGTGCCGATCGTCGGCGACTTCCACTACAACGGCCACCAGCTGCTGTCCGACGAACCGGCCTGCGCCGAGGCGCTGGCCAAGTTCCGCATCAATCCGGGCAACGTCGGCTTCGGGCGCAAGAAGGATGCGCAGTTCGCATCGATCGTCGAACTCGCCGCGCGCTTGGGCAAGGCGGTGCGCATCGGCGTCAACTGGGGTTCGCTCGATCAGGGCGTGCTGGCGCGGATGATGGACGAAAACGCCGCACGTGCCGAACCCTGGGACGCGACCACGGTGATGCGCGAGGCGCTGATCGTGTCGGCGCTCGAATCCGCGGCGCAGGCCGAGGCGCTCGGTCTCGGGCGCGACCACATCGTGCTCAGCTGCAAGGTCAGCGGCGTGCAGGACCTGATCGCGGTCTATCGGTCGCTTGCGGCGCGCTGCGATCATGCGCTGCACCTCGGCCTGACCGAAGCCGGCATCGGCTCGAAGGGCATCGTCGCCTCCACCGCCGCGCTGGCGGTACTGCTGCAGGAAGGAATCGGCGACACCATCCGCATCTCGCTGACGCCAGAGCCGGGCGAATCGCGCACGCGCGAAGTGATCGTCGCGCAGGAGCTGCTGCAGACCATGGGCCTGCGCGCGTTCACGCCGCTGGTCACCGCCTGCCCCGGTTGCGGTCGCACCACCAGCAGCTTCTTCCAGGAACTGGCCAAGACCGTGCAGGACCACGTGCGCGCGCGCATGCCGGAGTGGAAACTGCGCCACCCCGGCGTCGAAAACCTGACGCTGGCGGTGATGGGCTGCATCGTCAACGGCCCCGGCGAATCCAAGCATGCGCACATCGGCATCTCGCTGCCCGGCACCGGCGAAGCCCCCATCGCTCCGGTGTTCATCGACGGCGAGAAGGCGCATACCCTGCGCGGCGAACACATCGCCGAGGACTTCGTCGCCATCATCGAGGACTACGTCGTGACGCGGTTCCGTTCCTCGAACACCTAG
- the pbpC gene encoding penicillin-binding protein 1C, giving the protein MRCIVRFVGRAMLVCGLCALALWAIRQQAHTPLARMRPQSVAVHAADGSLLKLALASDERYRLWLPLAQMPPALVEAVQLKEDRWFDWHPGVNPFSLVRGAWREISGGGDRSGGSTLTMQLVRLRDRADTRSIGGKLRQIGSALWLSARHPKHEVLAAYLNYAPYGGNIEGVGAASWIYFGKPAAKLNLPEILTLAVLPQRPRLRCDARGECLDAALRAARAHLFRQWLRRHPQDARWQALVDAPVRLRRASQLPNRAPHFAAQVLADARLRGAPMTRIDSTLDPRLQAILEDRIESYLVAHSDRGLRNAAAILVDTRDMGVRALVGSRNFADATIHGQVDGTLARRSPGSTLKPFLYALAIEQGRLHPASVLRDVPTAFGSFTPENFDGRFVGPVTATQALIRSRNIPAVSVASRLSQPNLYQFLKRAGVRELASEQHYGLALVLGGGEIRMVELARLYAMLSNDGVMRSLRQRADDREENGAALLSAEASFMVRDMLSQNPRPDGGRTPLPLAWKTGTSWGFHDAWTAGIYGPYVLIVWLGNFDNRPEPALIGIEAAAPLFFRIIDSIAADDPHLREPPRRWPLNLARVEVCTASGDLPNVHCPSRSQTWFIPGKSPIRLSTLHRELLLDARSGKVLCAPDANVPTRRVVFEYWPSDLADVFRQAGLARAQPPSDAHCRMGMQGEGSAPLILSPRRDATYLLAPDPGERQALVLQATVDADVRTLFWFADDALIGSADAAAKLEWRPRSVGRYRLRVVDDHGRAEERWVEIGTRR; this is encoded by the coding sequence ATGCGTTGCATCGTGCGCTTTGTCGGGCGCGCGATGCTGGTCTGCGGTCTGTGCGCACTGGCGCTGTGGGCGATCCGGCAACAGGCGCACACGCCGCTTGCGCGCATGCGGCCGCAGTCGGTGGCGGTGCACGCGGCCGATGGTTCGCTGCTCAAGCTCGCACTCGCCAGCGACGAGCGCTATCGGCTGTGGCTGCCGCTGGCGCAGATGCCGCCGGCGCTGGTCGAAGCGGTGCAGCTCAAGGAGGATCGCTGGTTCGACTGGCATCCCGGGGTCAATCCGTTCAGCCTGGTGCGCGGTGCCTGGCGCGAGATCAGCGGCGGCGGCGACCGTTCCGGCGGTTCGACGCTGACCATGCAGCTGGTGCGCCTGCGCGACCGCGCCGACACCCGCAGCATCGGCGGAAAGCTGCGCCAGATCGGTTCGGCGCTGTGGCTCAGCGCTCGTCATCCGAAGCACGAGGTGCTCGCGGCGTATCTGAACTACGCGCCCTACGGCGGCAACATCGAGGGAGTCGGCGCCGCGAGCTGGATCTACTTCGGCAAGCCGGCGGCGAAGTTGAACCTGCCGGAGATCCTGACGCTGGCGGTGTTGCCACAGCGCCCGCGCCTGCGCTGCGACGCGAGGGGCGAATGCCTGGACGCGGCACTGCGCGCGGCGCGTGCACACCTGTTCCGGCAATGGCTGCGGCGGCATCCGCAGGATGCGCGCTGGCAGGCGCTGGTCGACGCCCCGGTGCGGTTGCGACGCGCGTCGCAGCTGCCGAACCGAGCCCCGCATTTCGCCGCGCAGGTGCTGGCGGATGCGCGCCTGCGCGGGGCGCCGATGACGCGCATCGACAGCACGCTCGATCCGCGGCTGCAGGCGATCCTCGAAGACCGCATCGAGTCGTATCTGGTCGCGCATTCCGATCGCGGCCTGCGCAACGCCGCCGCGATCCTGGTCGATACCCGCGACATGGGCGTGCGTGCGCTGGTCGGCTCGCGCAATTTCGCCGATGCCACGATCCACGGCCAGGTCGATGGCACGCTGGCCCGGCGCAGCCCGGGTTCGACCTTGAAGCCATTCCTGTACGCGCTCGCGATCGAACAGGGACGGCTGCACCCGGCCTCGGTGCTGCGCGACGTGCCGACCGCCTTCGGCAGCTTCACGCCGGAGAACTTCGACGGCCGCTTCGTCGGTCCGGTGACGGCGACGCAGGCATTGATCCGCAGCCGCAACATCCCGGCGGTCAGTGTCGCATCGCGACTCAGCCAGCCCAATCTCTACCAGTTCCTCAAGCGCGCCGGCGTGCGCGAACTGGCCAGCGAGCAGCACTACGGGCTGGCGCTGGTGCTCGGCGGCGGCGAGATCCGCATGGTTGAACTGGCGCGGCTGTATGCGATGTTGTCGAACGACGGCGTGATGCGCTCGCTGCGCCAGCGCGCGGACGATCGCGAGGAGAACGGCGCCGCGCTGCTGAGTGCGGAGGCCAGCTTCATGGTGCGCGACATGCTGAGCCAGAATCCGCGCCCGGACGGCGGTCGCACGCCACTGCCGCTGGCGTGGAAGACCGGCACCTCGTGGGGCTTCCATGATGCCTGGACCGCCGGCATCTACGGGCCCTATGTGCTGATCGTGTGGCTCGGCAACTTCGACAACCGCCCCGAGCCGGCGCTGATCGGCATCGAGGCGGCGGCGCCGCTGTTCTTCCGCATCATCGACTCCATCGCCGCGGATGATCCGCACTTGCGCGAGCCGCCGCGACGCTGGCCGCTGAACCTGGCGCGCGTCGAGGTCTGCACCGCCAGTGGCGACCTGCCCAATGTGCATTGCCCGAGCCGCTCGCAGACCTGGTTCATTCCCGGCAAGTCGCCGATCAGGCTCAGCACCCTGCATCGCGAACTGCTGCTCGATGCGCGCAGCGGCAAGGTGCTGTGCGCGCCGGATGCAAACGTGCCGACGCGGCGCGTGGTGTTCGAGTACTGGCCGAGCGATCTCGCCGATGTGTTCCGCCAGGCCGGGCTTGCGCGCGCGCAGCCGCCGAGCGACGCGCACTGCCGCATGGGCATGCAGGGCGAGGGCAGTGCGCCGTTGATCCTGTCGCCGCGCCGCGACGCCACCTATCTGCTCGCGCCCGATCCCGGCGAGCGCCAGGCGCTGGTGCTGCAGGCCACGGTCGACGCCGACGTGCGCACGCTGTTCTGGTTCGCCGACGATGCCCTGATCGGCAGCGCGGATGCCGCGGCAAAGCTCGAATGGCGGCCGCGCAGCGTCGGTCGCTACCGGTTGCGCGTGGTCGACGACCATGGTCGCGCCGAGGAACGCTGGGTGGAGATCGGCACGCGGCGTTGA